One genomic region from Natrarchaeobius halalkaliphilus encodes:
- a CDS encoding succinylglutamate desuccinylase/aspartoacylase family protein, whose product MTTLGTARAGPGEIDTGRLEVGETRDGSPFGLPVAVINGAQSGKTLYMQAASDGDELNGVGVIQRVVPRLDPAELSGEILIVGIVNYHAFQVAEHRNPIDDTKMNRTYPGNETGTSSERIAAATFDAATRADLVLDLHQGSTSRMVDEVRVRCGKRHRLYDECLELAKTFGCGYVLDQKGPDGQLARAAPNEGVPTVDPELGGCVGWDEESIRAGVEGVFNVLNYYGFLEGTVDRSRQTRANGFEQYGAPSGGLVTMKADLGEQVSAGQTIFEVTTPFGEPKATVTADSRGVLWRIRRLPQVATGEYVCSVGTDVDSY is encoded by the coding sequence ATGACGACGCTCGGAACGGCGAGAGCGGGGCCCGGCGAGATCGATACGGGCCGGCTCGAGGTCGGTGAGACCCGAGATGGGAGCCCATTTGGCCTCCCCGTCGCCGTCATCAACGGCGCACAGTCGGGGAAGACCCTGTACATGCAGGCGGCGAGCGACGGCGACGAGTTGAACGGCGTTGGCGTTATTCAGCGTGTCGTACCGAGACTCGATCCCGCGGAGCTCTCCGGTGAGATTCTGATCGTCGGGATCGTCAACTATCACGCGTTTCAGGTCGCAGAACACCGAAATCCGATCGACGATACCAAGATGAACCGTACCTATCCCGGCAACGAAACCGGGACCTCGAGCGAGCGGATCGCGGCCGCGACGTTCGACGCCGCGACTCGAGCCGATCTCGTCCTCGATTTACACCAGGGGTCGACCAGCCGAATGGTCGACGAGGTTCGGGTCCGCTGTGGGAAACGCCACCGGCTCTACGACGAGTGTCTCGAACTTGCAAAGACCTTCGGCTGCGGATACGTCCTCGATCAGAAGGGGCCCGACGGCCAGCTCGCTCGCGCAGCCCCCAACGAGGGCGTTCCGACGGTCGATCCCGAACTCGGCGGCTGCGTCGGCTGGGACGAAGAGAGTATTCGAGCGGGCGTCGAGGGTGTCTTCAACGTTCTCAACTACTACGGCTTTCTCGAGGGAACCGTCGACCGCTCCCGCCAGACCCGTGCAAACGGGTTCGAGCAGTACGGCGCACCGAGCGGCGGGCTCGTGACGATGAAGGCGGATCTCGGCGAGCAAGTCTCGGCGGGGCAGACGATCTTCGAGGTGACGACGCCGTTCGGTGAGCCGAAAGCGACGGTCACCGCCGACAGTCGCGGGGTTCTCTGGCGGATCCGCCGGTTGCCCCAGGTCGCAACCGGCGAGTACGTCTGCTCCGTCGGTACCGACGTCGACTCCTACTGA
- the ygfZ gene encoding CAF17-like 4Fe-4S cluster assembly/insertion protein YgfZ produces the protein MSVIESLHADHGATFGERGGRTIVEHFGRPERTHRAVRNGVGLIEAAYGVVVVEGADRLEYVDNVVSNRVPDEDGAGCYALVLDPQGRIEVELTIYNAGERLLLFVPPETAEPLAADWSEKVFIQDVEITVATDEYAIFGLHGPKATEKVASVLNGAATPDQRLSFVRGTMGESGVSVLRTDALTGEEGYEVICAATDAEAVYDVLLNQGMNAAPFGYRAWESLSLEAGSPLFETELEGRIPNVLGLRNALDFEKGCYVGQEVVSRVENRGRPSGRLVGLTLAGDPVPDAGAAVFDGDSSVGDVTRAGASEMLGDVIALAVVDYGLESEAVTVRVGGSERPATVTPLPFVEGSDRSGRLPMYE, from the coding sequence ATGAGTGTTATCGAGTCCCTCCATGCCGACCACGGAGCGACGTTCGGTGAGCGGGGCGGTCGGACGATCGTCGAACACTTCGGACGACCGGAGCGGACCCACCGTGCGGTTCGAAACGGCGTCGGTCTGATCGAAGCCGCCTACGGCGTGGTCGTCGTCGAAGGAGCCGACCGCCTCGAGTACGTCGACAACGTCGTCTCCAACCGGGTTCCCGACGAGGACGGCGCGGGCTGTTACGCGCTCGTCCTCGACCCCCAGGGCAGGATCGAGGTCGAACTCACAATCTACAACGCGGGCGAGCGCCTGCTGCTGTTCGTTCCGCCGGAGACGGCCGAACCGCTCGCCGCCGACTGGTCCGAGAAGGTGTTCATCCAGGACGTCGAGATCACGGTCGCGACCGACGAGTACGCGATCTTCGGACTCCACGGTCCGAAGGCGACCGAGAAGGTCGCGAGCGTCCTCAATGGAGCGGCCACGCCGGATCAGCGACTCTCGTTCGTCCGGGGAACGATGGGCGAGTCGGGCGTCTCGGTTCTCCGAACGGACGCGCTCACCGGGGAGGAGGGGTACGAGGTGATCTGTGCAGCGACCGACGCCGAAGCCGTCTACGACGTCCTGTTGAACCAGGGCATGAACGCCGCCCCCTTCGGATACCGGGCCTGGGAGAGCCTCTCGCTCGAGGCGGGTTCGCCGCTGTTCGAGACCGAACTCGAGGGACGGATCCCAAACGTTCTCGGCCTACGAAACGCCCTCGACTTCGAGAAGGGCTGTTACGTCGGCCAGGAGGTCGTCTCCCGCGTCGAAAACCGCGGTCGGCCGAGCGGTCGGCTCGTGGGGCTGACGCTCGCGGGGGATCCGGTTCCGGACGCGGGTGCGGCCGTCTTCGACGGCGACTCGAGCGTGGGCGACGTCACCCGTGCGGGTGCGAGCGAGATGCTCGGAGACGTGATCGCGCTCGCGGTCGTCGACTACGGCCTCGAGAGCGAGGCGGTGACGGTTCGCGTCGGCGGCTCGGAGCGACCGGCGACGGTGACGCCGCTTCCGTTCGTGGAGGGGTCGGACCGATCAGGTCGACTTCCCATGTACGAGTGA